A single window of Uloborus diversus isolate 005 chromosome 5, Udiv.v.3.1, whole genome shotgun sequence DNA harbors:
- the LOC129222608 gene encoding LOW QUALITY PROTEIN: actin-related protein 2-like (The sequence of the model RefSeq protein was modified relative to this genomic sequence to represent the inferred CDS: deleted 1 base in 1 codon) — protein MDSEGRKVIVCDNGTGFVKCGYAGSNFPAFTFPSLVGRPIIRAAHKIGDIEVKDAPTDARDLMVGDEASKLRSMLEVAYPMENGIVRNWEDMCHVWDYTFGPNKMNIDPKTCKVLLTEPPMNPVKNREKMIEVMFEKYQFAGTYIAIQAVLTLYAQGLFTGVVVDSGDGVTHICPVYEGYALPHLTRRLDIAGRDITRYLIKLLLLRGYAFNHSADFETVRMIKEKLCYIGYNIEQEQRLALETTFLVEPYTLPDGRVIKLGGERFEAPEALFQPHLINVEGQGIAELVFNTIQSANIDIRAELYKHIVLSGGSTMYPGLPSRLEREIKQLYLERVLRGEAEKLSKFKIRIEDPPRRKDMVFIGGSVLADVMKDKDTFWLSREEYLEKGFKIIEEKLGAKTTY, from the exons ATGGACAGCGAAGGCCGCAAAGTAATTGTTTGTGATAACGGAACCGGG TTTGTTAAATGTGGATATGCTGGATCCAATTTCCCAGCTTTTACCTTTCCTTCACTTGTGGGACGACCTATTATAAGAGCTGctcataaaattggagatattgAAGTGAAA GATGCACCAACGGATGCTCGT GATTTAATGGTTGGCGATGAAGCCAGCAAATTGAGATCCATGCTTGAAGTGGCATATCCCATGGAAAATGGAATTGTGAGAAATTGGGAAGATATGTGCCATGTATGGGATTATACTTTTGGCCCtaataaaatgaacattgat CCAAAAACTTGCAAAGTTCTTCTAACAGAGCCTCCAATGAATCCTGTCAAAAACAGGGAGAAAATGATTGaa GTAATGTTTGAAAAATACCAATTTGCTGGTACTTATATTGCTATACAAGCTGTTTTAACATTATATGCTCAag GTTTATTCACTGGTGTTGTGGTGGATTCAGGAGATGGAGTAACACATATATGTCCTGTTTATGAGGGCTATGCATTACCACATCTTACTCGTAGATTGGACATTGCAGGAAGGGATATTACTAGATATCTTATTAAG ttGCTGTTGCTTCGTGGCTATGCTTTCAATCATTCTGCAGATTTTGAAACTGTTCGAATGATAAAAGAAAAACTGTGTTATATTGGTTATAACATTGAGCAGGAGCAAAGATTAGCTTTAGAAACAACATTTTTAGTTGAACCTTATACA CTGCCTGATGGAAGAGTCATAAAATTGGGTGGTGAAAGGTTTGAAGCCCCAGAAGCTCTATTCCAACCTCACTTAATAAATGTGGAAGGACAAGGAATTGCTGAACTTGTTTTCAATACTATTCAAAGTGCCAATATCGACATTAGAGCAGAATTGTATAAACATATAGTTTTGTCTGGAGGTTCCACTATGTATCCTGGACTACCTAGTCGTTTAGAGCGAGAAATCAAACAACTATATCTTGAAAGAGTTCTGCGGGGAGAAGCTGAAAAGTTGTCA aaattcaaaattcgaattgaAGATCCTCCCAGAAGAAAAGACATGGTGTTCATTGGTGGTTCTGTACTTGCAGATGTAATGAAAGATAAAGATACTTTCTGGTTATCTAGAGAAGAATATCTCGAAAAAGGattcaaaataatagaagaaaaactGGGTGCCAAAACAACATACTAA